From a region of the Brachionichthys hirsutus isolate HB-005 chromosome 9, CSIRO-AGI_Bhir_v1, whole genome shotgun sequence genome:
- the atp11b gene encoding phospholipid-transporting ATPase IF: MLRWIRQQLGFDPPHQSETRTVYVANRFPQHGHYIPQRFADNRIISSKYTIWNFVPKNLFEQFRRIANFYFLIIFLVQLMIDTPTSPVTSGLPLFFVIAVTAIKQGYEDWLRHKGDNEVNGAPVFVVRSGSLVQTKSKNIRVGDIVRVAKDETFPVDLVLLSSERADGTCHITSASLDGETNLKTHYSVAETSVCQTVSRLENLQAVVECQQPEPDLYRFVGRMTVTQHGEEIVRPLGPENLLLRGARLKNTKEIFGVAVYTGMESKMALNYKCKSQKRSAVEKSMNTFLIIYLGILLFEAILSTILKYAWQAEGKSDEPFYNQKTEQERNSSPILKFISDFLAFLVLYNFIIPISLYVTVEMQKFLGSFFIGWDLDLYHEESDQKAQVNTSDLNEELGQVEYVFTDKTGTLTENEMHFRECSINGTKYRDVNGKLVPEGMTDDSPDGSTPQLIGDEVLFLKAVSLCHTVHISYDQPDCLVGGGDPFSHANGFSSSHMEYYASSPDEKALVEATKRFGVAFTGIQGDIMEIRTFGKSESYKLLHVLEFDANRRRMSVVLQTPSGGKVLFTKGAESAILPFATGGDIEKTRLHVDEFALKGLRTLVVACRHFSPEQYIDVDRRLVAARTALQQREERLQEAFSYIERDLRLLGATGVEDKLQDKVQETIEALRLAGIKVWVLTGDKHETAVSVSLSCGHFHRAMNVLELLQQRSDHECAEQLRVLARRLKEDHVVQHGLVVDGASLSLALREHEKLFMEVCKNCSAVLCCRMAPLQKAKVVRLLKTSPEKPITLAIGDGANDVSMIQEAHVGIGIMGREGRQAVRNSDYAIARFKFLAKLLLVHGHFYYVRIATLVQYFFYKNVCFITPQFLYQFFCLFSQQTLYDSVYLTLYNICFTSLPILVFSLFEQLVHPHVLQSKPGLYRDISKNSLLSFRTFLYWTVLGFCHAFVFFFGSYVLMGEDTTLMGNGQIFRANRQLMFGNWTFGTLVFTVMVITVTLKLALETHFWTWMNHFVTWGSIAFYFIFSLFYGGIIWPFLHTQDMYFVFVQLLSSGSAWFAIIIIVITCLFPDVVKKVFYRHLQPTSTQRSQALPASPALSCVESLCCYQHGQSGCSRLARLLDQVTGRRQASANDRHASGDTRTWSDSENFYSNDRSILTLSPIEATHC, encoded by the exons GGTTTtgaccccccccatcagagcGAGACTAGAACGGTTTACGTAGCAAACCGGTTCCCCCAGCATGGCCACTACATCCCCCAACGCTTTGCTGACAACAGAATCATCTCCTCCAAG TACACAATTTGGAATTTTGTCCCAAAGAATCTGTTTGAGCAGTTCAGAAGGATAGCCAACTTCTATttcctcatcatcttccttGTACAG CTAATGATAGACACCCCGACTTCCCCAGTCACCAGCGGGCTGCCGCTCTTCTTTGTGATCGCAGTAACTGCCATCAAGCAG GGCTACGAGGATTGGCTGAGGCACAAGGGGGATAACGAGGTGAACGGCGCTCCGGTGTTTGTGGTTCGCAGCGGAAGTCTGGTCCAGACGAAGTCCAAGAACATCCGG GTGGGGGACATCGTCCGAGTGGCGAAAGACGAGACGTTCCCCGTTGATCTGGTGCTGCTGTCATCGGAGCGGGCTGACGGCACCTGCCACATCACCTCGGCCAGCCTGGATGGAGAGACCAacctgaag acTCATTACTCTGTGGCGGAGACATCGGTGTGTCAGACTGTGTCCCGGTTGGAGAATCTGCAGGCTGTGGTGGAGTGTCAACAACCTGAACCTGACCTGTACAG GTTTGTCGGTCGAATGACGGTGACTCAACACGGAGAGGAGATTGTGAG ACCTCTGGGTCCGGAGAATCTGTTGCTGCGAGGAGCCAGGTTGAAAAATACCAAAGAAATTTTTG gtgtggcTGTTTACACGGGGATGGAGTCCAAGATGGCCCTCAACTACAAGTGCAAATCCCAGAAACGCTCTGCAGTGGAGAA GTCCATGAATACCTTCTTAATCATTTACCTGGGCATCTTGCTGTTTGAGGCTATCCTCAGCACCATCCTGAAGTATGCCTGGCAGGCTGAGGGCAAATCGGACGAGCCTTTCTACAACCAAAAGACGGAGCAGGAGAGAAACAGCAGCCCG ATCTTGAAGTTCATCTCGGACTTTCTGGCGTTTCTGGTCCTCTATAACTTCATCATCCCAATCTCGCTCTACGTTACTGTGGAGATGCAGAAGTTCCTTGGCTCCTTTTTCATTGGCTGGGATTTGGACCTCTACCACGAGGAGAGTGACCAGAAGGCTCAGGTCAACACGTCTGACCTCAACGAGGAGCTGGGCCAG GTGGAATACGTGTTCACAGATAAAACGGGTACGCTAACAGAAAACGAGATGCACTTTCGGGAGTGTTCAATTAACGGAACCAAGTACCGGGACGTTAATGGCAAACTGGTTCCCGAGGGAATGACTGACGATTCACCAGACGGGTCCACACCCCAGCTG ATCGGTGATGAAGTCCTGTTTCTCAAGGCGGTGTCGTTGTGTCACACGGTCCACATCAGCTACGACCAGCCAGACTGCCTGGTCGGGGGGGGAGACCCCTTCTCCCATGCCAACGGTTTCTCCTCCAGTCACATGGAGTACTACGCCTCCTCGCCGGATGAGAAGGCTTTGGTAGAGGCAACAAAGAG GTTTGGCGTGGCCTTCACCGGGATCCAGGGAGATATCATGGAGATCAGGACATTTGGCAAGTCGGAGAG TTATAAGCTGCTCCACGTACTCGAGTTCGACGCCAACCGCAGGAGGATGAGCGTCGTGCTGCAGACTCCCTCAG GAGGCAAAGTGCTGTTCACCAAAGGTGCAGAGTCGGCCATTTTGCCTTTTGCTACCGGTGGTGACATAGAAAAGACCCGATTGCATGTGGACGAGTTTGCCTTG AAAGGATTGCGGACCTTGGTCGTGGCGTGTCGCCACTTCAGCCCAGAGCAGTACATCGATGTGGACAGGCGTCTGGTCGCGGCCCGAACGGCgctgcagcagagggaggagcggCTGCAGGAGGCCTTCAGCTACATCGAGAGAGACCTACGGCTGCTGGGAGCCACGGGGGTCGAGGACAA ACTGCAAGACAAAGTCCAGGAGACCATCGAGGCTCTGCGTCTGGCAGGGATCAAAGTATGGGTCCTGACGGGGGACAAACACGAGACGGCCGTCAGCGTCAGTCTCTCCTGCGGCCACTTCCACAGAGCCATGAACGTCCtggagctcctgcagcagcgctcCGACCACGAGTGTGCCGAGCAGCTCCGCGTCCTGGCCAGGAG GCTGAAGGAGGATCACGTCGTCCAGCACGGGTTGGTGGTGGACGGCGCCAGTCTGTCTTTGGCTCTGAGGGAACACGAGAAGCTCTTCATGGAAGTGTGTAAAAACTGCTCGGCCGTGCTTTGCTGCCGGATGGCCCCGCTGCAGAAAGCCAAG GTGGTTCGTCTTTTGAAGACGTCCCCAGAGAAACCCATCACTCTAGCCATCGGAGACGGCGCCAATGATGTCAGTATGATACAGGAAGCTCACGTGGGCATCG GTATAATGGGGAGGGAGGGTCGTCAGGCCGTGAGAAACAGCGACTATGCAATCGCCAGGTTTAAGTTCCTGGCTAAACTCCTGCTGGTCCACGGCCACTTCTACTACGTCCGAATAGCTACGCTTGTACAGTACTTTTTCTACAAG aatgtgtgttttatcacGCCCCAGTTTTTATACCAGTTCTTCTGTCTGTTTTCACAACAA ACTCTCTATGACAGCGTCTACCTGACGCTGTACAACATCTGCTTCACCTCGCTGCCCATCCTGGTGTTCAGTCTGTTTGAACAGCTGGTCCATCCACACGTCCTGCAGAGTAAACCTGGCCTGTACAG GGACATCAGCAAGAACTCCCTGCTGTCCTTCCGGACGTTCCTGTACTGGACGGTTTTAGGCTTCTGCCACgccttcgtcttcttctttggttCCTACGTCCTGATGGGAGAAGACACCACACTTATGGGCAATGGGCAG ATCTTTCGAGCTAACAGGCAGCTG ATGTTTGGAAACTGGACCTTTGGAACGCTGGTCTTTACCGTCATGGTCATCACGGTCACATTAAAG CTCGCTCTAGAGACACATTTCTGGACGTGGATGAACCATTTTGTGACTTGGGGTTCGATCGCCTTCTACTTCATCTTCTCGCTCTTCTATGGAGGCATCATCTG gccgttCCTCCACACCCAGGACATGTACTTTGTGTTCGTGCAGCTGCTGTCGAGCGGCTCCGCCTGgttcgccatcatcatcatcgtcatcacttgCCTGTTTCCTGACGTGGTGAAGAAGGTCTTCTACAGACACCTGCAGCCAACCAGCACCCAGAGGAGTCAG